Proteins co-encoded in one Astatotilapia calliptera chromosome 18, fAstCal1.2, whole genome shotgun sequence genomic window:
- the dspa gene encoding desmoplakin-A isoform X2, with translation MSLYGSQSKLPMSGMSRSTSRPELSNYRNDVFGGNGFQGEYQAGDGGVTYTFSRHSVHGGGVGGQNMQVSMGGGGGAISANAIQQKAAFLQQQCHEQLERANMILRTGGSMKDAERFLLLAEESIEQLRNCSQTMNQLRIPNGIFRSIEQFQHMHGTIAQQLVGSVTIRRNRGSGSFEGGKLFNDAMGWISQQKRMVETAPWGDDSAAIEKQILSHNSFHSSIQRSSEVERARDELSANGEKYHLSLLDQEWESMMKMSHSRLNQLRELQNIIEEISQAIIWVNEREEEELIFDWGDKNIDYYIPKKQESYSRLMRDLEVKEKDLNKLKVKSDSLLANSHPASDKIDAYMDTLQTQWSWLLQITKCIHVHLKENSAYSQFFKEANETYMKLQKQHETIRSKFTCDKNTPLDKLTELLKNLETEKARIMENKRQVQSLVSKSKSIVRLKPRNPEEKSSGPIMVQALCDFKQDQKGIMKGNEGILKDNSQRSKWLVTGPGGLDMMIPSVCLLIPPPNPLSIGIATKNEQYYEAIMSIWNQLFINIKSLISWQYCLKDIDYINSLTITMLSKMRPEEYRNVIKGLETHYQEFMRTSQGSEMFGEEEKKLIQGNFDKAQAHYDTLVIQLPAYREKETESQKVEKVKVTKISTPKPNNQTAPPSSSLSLTLLTSLHELRRRLELAESGLTSHLHIPLGDNSVYECSVHIQKLQTMNQDLDSIYDEYLRLREMITKQLEGIPADSEQAKFLRAELDVISQKLAGLQDLQSTYLQRLSALKALLQSLIQVEDIIKVHEARLTEKETSSLDPRELENQRLTLKQMKSDLEQKRDLLTSMESELSTAVHLNGQISDSFHKCDIDLSKYSVLVRQLTDRWRRIQSQIDSRVWDLEKQGNQLKHYQQGSTSLEQWIDNARKRQDTLQTIKISDIQTLMDHLNQQKALHSEIKGKKEKVEDVQKNADTCAASIKDYELQLASYSSGLETLLNVPIKRTMLQSPASAVRQEAGDLQTHYIELLTRSSDYYKFLGELLKNMEELKIRNTKIEMLEEELRRLKEDLNDRNQKNKSLEDAMAQYKMELSQLQDQVICTEEVKRTSVIQVNAAKESLDSTQSKLHELNDELTRIKYQLDEEKRKRRLAEERYNSQQEEYEGAVRRRQKELEELSWTKIDLEKAVKDKEREVERMKMQLEEEAARRRNAESEMSKTSLVVQESQSKYSELLLEKDSFLSRIKLLEQDKTRQLRLEEELNRIKVTLESERRNKQQLQEEKNSIFKELSTIKSQYELKSSQIRQCESDRDRADRERLSLKSEIERLMRELTSIEERYKSRLLSSEKEAKELALKKESLEREIRRLQQRPNTLNMQTQTDDKVQTIDPSKLLFDSVRRKVTAHQLCDCGIISKATLDELLKGRRTVSEVAADIQVNLKGSGIIAGMTSTSQRKIPFTEAKNKNMLSPESALKLLEAQAATGYIVDPAFNEKMPVDTACSRGIVDTEDRDTLLKAEAASTGFKDPYSGKVLSVGQACKQGHIDKETTIRLLQAQESVGGILDPVLGVFLPKDLALDRNLIDEDLYRALTKKPTCYLDPTTGQKTTYNDLRMKCTVEPVSGLLLISGPEKPLTVKGLRGEVSVSELIESELLDETDLQKLSQGKLTSRDIEDKLKTYLHGSTCIAGIYDEANDRILPFYQAMKEGLLMRGTTLELLEAQAASGFIVDPVNNVFLTVEDASKRGLIGKEFKNKLLSAEKAVIGYRDPNTGKTISLFQAIEKDLIEKGHGIRLLEAQIASGGIIDPKESHRIDVAVAYKRGYFDEEMNEILSYEGDDTKGFFDPNTKENLTYLQLKERCIKDEKTGLLLLPLRDKRKPQKTQESRTNVLRKRRVVIVDPDTGLEMSVREAYHRELIDYDTFLDLSEQECEWEEITITGSDGSARLVIVDRKTGIQHDIQDCLERGVINQSTLDKYRAGTMTLTQFADEIASRSSSLEMTIAASNVDDMITCSSPTHTTPSSPTVRKRFNSISITVSPPEMFDDHSPVGAIFDTETLEKITVSEALRRGIVDTLTAQRLLEAQACTGGIINPATGERLSLQDAVHQSIIDESMASKLKPAQKAYVGFEDVKTKRRMSAAEAVKETWLPYEAGQRFLEFQYLTGGLIEPGTGRRVSIEEAIRRKWLDGQGARKLQDTRNHQKNLTCPKTKLKISYKEAMDSCMVEESNGMKMLQASSVSTKGISSPYNVSNPGSRSGSRAGSRTGSRSGSRRGSVDYTSTMTFTSSSSTIYSSNTHF, from the exons ATGAGTCTGTACGGATCCCAGTCAAAACTGCCCATGAGCGGCATGAGCAGAAGTACTTCACGACCGGAGTTGTCGAATTACAGAAACGACGTGTTCGGTGGAAACGGCTTCCAAGGGGAATACCAAGCAGGGGACGGCGGAGTCACCTACACCTTCTCCAGGCACTCCGTGCACGGCGGAGGTGTCGGAGGGCAGAACATGCAAGTTAGCATGGGTGGAGGCGGCGGTGCTATCAG TGCAAATGCTATTCAGCAAAAAGCCGCATTCTTGCAACAACAGTGTCATGAACAGCTGGAAAGAGCCAACATGATTCTCCGGACT GGGGGTTCCATGAAGGATGCTGAGAGGTTTTTACTTCTTGCTGAAGAATCCATCGAGCAGCTGAGGAACTGTAGCCAAACCATGAATCAATTGCGTATACCAAATGGTATTTTCAGAAG CATCGAACAGTTCCAGCACATGCATGGCACTATTGCTCAGCAGCTTGTGGGCAGTGTGACTATAAGACGAAATAGAGGCAGTGGAAGCTTTGAGGGGGGGAAGTTGTTTAATGATGCTATGGGCTGGATTTCCCAACAAAAG CGCATGGTTGAGACCGCTCCATGGGGAGATGACTCCGCTGCCATAGAAAAGCAAATCCTAAGTCACAACAGCTTCCACAGCTCCATTCAAAGGAGCTCAGAAGTGGAACGTGCCAGAGATGAACTG AGTGCAAATGGTGAAAAGTACCACCTCTCCCTACTGGACCAAGAATGGGAAAGCAtgatg aaaatgtcCCACAGCCGTCTGAATCAGCTGCGTGAGCTTCAGAACATCATCGAGGAGATCTCCCAGGCCATCATTTGGGTGAacgagagagaggaggaagaactaATCTTTGACTGGGGAGACAAGAACATTGACTATTACATCCCTAAGAAGCAAGAGAGCTACTCT AGGCTGATGAGAGACCTGGAGGTGAAGGAGAAAGATTTAAACAAGCTGAAGGTGAAATCAGACAGCCTTCTGGCCAACAGCCATCCTGCCTCTGATAAGATTGAT GCCTACATGGACACCTTACAGACCCAGTGGAGCTGGCTTCTGCAGATCACTAAATGCATCCATGTTCATTTGAAAGAGAATTCTGCCTACAGCCAA TTTTTCAAGGAGGCCAATGAGACCTATATGAAGCTACAGAAGCAGCACGAGACAATTCGAAGCAAATTCACTTGTGACAAGAACACACCCCTGGACAAACTCACCGAACTCCTGAAAAACCTGGAG acagagaaagcaCGCATCATGGAGAATAAGAGGCAGGTCCAAAGTCTGGTCAGCAAGTCCAAGTCTATTGTCAGGCTGAAGCCTCGCAACCCCGAGGAAAAGAGCAGCGGCCCGATCATGGTCCAGGCCTTATGTGACTTTAAACAAGACCAG AAAGGTATTATGAAAGGAAATGAGGGCATCCTGAAGGACAACTCACAGCGCAGCAAGTGGCTTGTGACGGGGCCAGGAGGTCTCGACATGATGATTCCCTCGGTGTGCCTGCTCATCCCCCCGCCAAACCCTCTCAGCATCGGAATCGCCACCAA AAATGAGCAGTATTATGAAGCCATCATGAGCATCTGGAATCAACTCTTCATCAACATCAAGAGTCTCATTTCCTGGCAGTATTGCCTGAAAGACATCGATTACATCAACTCTCTCACCATCACCATG CTGTCAAAGATGCGTCCTGAGGAGTACCGCAACGTCATCAAAGGACTGGAGACTCATTACCAGGAGTTCATGCGTACCAGTCAAGGTTCTGAAATGTTtggggaagaagaaaagaaattaatCCAGGGCAACTTTGACAAGGCCCAGGCCCACTATGATACACTGGTCATCCAGCTGCCTGCGTACA gggagaaagagacagaatcCCAAAAAGTGGAAAAGGTCAAGGTGACCAAAATCTCTACCCCAAAACCCAATAACCAGACTGCACCACCGAGCTCCTCCTTAAGTCTCACACTGCTCACTAGTCTGCATGAGCTTCGACGCAGGCTGGAGTTGGCTGAATCCGGTCTTACCAGTCATCTCCACATTCCTCTGGGGGATAACAGTGTGTATGAGTGCTCAGTGCATATTCAGAAGCTCCAG acTATGAACCAAGACCTGGACTCAATTTACGATGAGTACTTGCGCCTCCGAGAGATGATTACAAAGCAGCTGGAAGGGATTCCTGCGGACTCGGAGCAAGCCAAGTTCCTTCGCGCTGAATTAGATGTAATCAGTCAAAAACTTGCAGGCCTGCAGGACCTCCAGTCAACCTACCTTCAGAG ACTATCAGCACTTAAGGCCTTGCTTCAGAGCCTTATCCAGGTCGAGGATATCATTAAAGTTCACGAGGCCCGACTGACCGAGAAGGAGACCAGCTCTCTGGATCCTCGGGAGCTGGAAAACCAGCGCCTCACACTAAAG CAAATGAAGAGTGATTTGGAACAGAAAAGAGACCTGCTGACATCTATGGAGTCTGAGCTTTCTACAGCAGTGCACTTGAATGGTCAAATTTCTGACTCCTTCCACAAATGCGACATAGATTTATCCAAATACTCAGTTTTGGTGCGTCAGTTGACTGACCGCTGGCGCCGCATCCAATCACAGATAGATAGCAG AGTGTGGGACCTGGAGAAGCAGGGGAATCAGTTAAAGCATTATCAGCAGGGCAGCACTTCCCTGGAACAGTGGATAGACAATGCCAGGAAGCGCCAGGACACCCTTCAGACCATTAAGATCAGTGACATCCAGACCCTAATGGACCACCTTAATCAGCAGAAG GCACTTCACAGTGAAatcaaaggaaagaaagagaaagtagAGGATGTACAGAAAAATGCAGACACATGTGCAGCCTCTATAAAG GACTATGAGCTGCAGCTGGCTTCTTACAGTTCAGGCCTGGAAACTCTTCTTAATGTTCCCATCAAGAGAACTATGCTGCAGTCCCCTGCTTCTGCTGTCAGACAAGAG GCAGGTGACCTACAGACTCATTATATAGAGCTACTTACCCGCTCTAGTGACTACTACAAGTTCTTAGGGGAGTTGCTGAAGAACATGGAAGAGCTGAAG ATAAGGAACACCAAGATTGAGATGCTTGAGGAGGAACTGAGGCGTCTGAAGGAGGACCTCAATGATCGTAACCAGAAAAACAAGTCTCTGGAGGATGCTATGGCCCAGTATAAGATGGAGCTTAGTCAGTTACAAGATCAAGTCATTTGTACTGAGGAAGTGAAGAGAACCTCAGTAATACAGGTTAATGCTGCCAAGGAGAGCCTGGACAGCACACAGAGCAAGCTTCATGAGCTTAATGATGAGCTGACGCGTATTAAATACCAACTTGATGAAGAAAAACGGAAAAGGAGGCTGGCAGAGGAGCGCTACAACAGCCAACAAGAGGAGTATGAAGGGGCTGTTCGCCGCAGACAGAAAGAACTGGAAGAACTCAGCTGGACTAAGATTGACTTAGAAAAGGCAGTGAAAGACAAGGAACGTGAAGTTGAGAGGATGAAGatgcagctggaggaggaggcagcACGTCGACGAAATGCTGAATCTGAAATGTCAAAG ACTTCGCTTGTGGTGCAAGAATCCCAAAGCAAATACAGTGAGCTGCTGCTGGAGAAGGATAGTTTTCTGTCCAGGATTAAACTGTTGGAGCAGGACAAGACTCGTCAGCTGCGGTTAGAAGAGGAGCTCAATCGCATCAAAGTCACACTAGAGTCCGAGCGTcgaaacaaacaacagctgcaGGAAGAGAAAAATTCAATTTTCAAGGAGCTAAGCACTATAAAGAGCCAGTATGAGCTGAAAAGTTCTCAGATTAGGCAGTGCGAGTCAGACAGAGATAGAGCCGATCGAGAGAGGCTTTCCCTCAAGAGCGAGATCGAGAGGCTCATGAGGGAGCTAACGAGTATTGAAGAAAGGTACAAGAGCCGTCTGTTGAGCTCAGAGAAAGAGGCAAAAGAGCTGGCTCTCAAGAAGGAGTCCCTGGAAAGAGAAATACGCAGACTGCAGCAGAGACCCAACACTCTGAATATGCAGACCCAGACAGATGATAAGGTCCAAACCATTGATCCTTCAAAGCTTCTGTTTGACAGCGTGCGCCGCAAAGTTACAGCCCATCAGCTTTGCGACTGTGGTATCATTAGTAAAGCTACTCTAGATGAACTCCTAAAGGGAAGACGGACAGTGAGCGAGGTAGCTGCAGACATCCAGGTTAACCTTAAGGGCAGTGGCATCATTGCTGGTATGACATCTACTTCTCAAAGGAAAATCCCGTTCACTGAAGCCAAAAACAAGAATATGCTCAGCCCAGAGAGTGCCCTTAAGCTTCTGGAAGCTCAGGCAGCAACAGGCTACATAGTGGATCCTGCATTTAATGAGAAGATGCCTGTGGATACCGCCTGTTCAAGAGGGATTGTAGACACGGAAGACAGAGATACCTTGTTGAAAGCTGAAGCTGCTAGCACAGGTTTCAAAGATCCATACTCTGGCAAAGTGTTATCTGTGGGTCAGGCTTGCAAACAAGGCCACATAGACAAAGAGACAACCATCCGCTTGCTCCAGGCTCAAGAGTCTGTTGGGGGTATACTGGATCCTGTTTTGGGTGTCTTCCTACCAAAAGATCTGGCCTTGGACCGCAATCTTATTGACGAGGACCTCTACAGGGCTCTGACTAAAAAACCAACCTGCTATCTGGATCCAACAACTGGACAGAAGACAACTTACAATGACCTTCGGATGAAGTGTACAGTGGAACCTGTTTCTGGCTTGCTTCTGATCTCTGGTCCAGAAAAACCCTTGACAGTGAAAGGTCTCCGTGGTGAAGTCTCTGTCTCGGAACTCATCGAATCTGAACTTCTGGATGAAACTGACTTGCAGAAGCTCAGTCAGGGCAAACTCACTAGCAGAGATATTGAAGACAAGCTAAAGACCTATCTCCATGGCTCTACCTGTATTGCCGGGATCTATGATGAAGCCAATGACAGAATACTACCTTTTTATCAGGCAATGAAGGAGGGTCTGCTTATGAGAGGCACCACGTTGGAGCTTCTTGAGGCCCAGGCTGCTTCTGGCTTCATAGTTGATCCAGTCAACAATGTTTTCTTGACAGTGGAAGACGCCAGCAAGAGGGGTCTGATAGGGAAGGAGTTTAAGAACAAGCTGTTGTCTGCAGAGAAGGCAGTAATAGGATACAGagacccaaacacaggaaaaactATATCCCTCTTCCAAGCTATTGAGAAAGATCTTATTGAGAAGGGTCATGGAATCCGACTGCTCGAGGCTCAGATTGCCAGTGGTGGGATTATTGACCCCAAAGAGAGCCATCGTATTGATGTTGCTGTTGCCTATAAGAGAGGATACTTTGATGAGGAGATGAATGAAATCTTATCTTATGAAGGGGATGACACAAAAGGATTCTTTGATCCTAATACCAAGGAAAATCTGACATATCTTCAGCTGAAGGAAAGGTGCatcaaagatgaaaaaacaGGTCTATTACTGCTGCCACTAAGAGACAAGAGAAAGCCCCAGAAGACGCAGGAAAGCCGCACAAATGTCCTACGCAAGAGGCGGGTTGTAATCGTTGATCCAGACACTGGGCTTGAAATGTCAGTGAGAGAGGCCTACCACCGTGAGCTGATTGACTACGATACTTTCCTGGACTTGTCAGAGCAGGAGTGTGAGTGGGAGGAAATAACTATAACAGGGTCAGATGGCTCTGCACGCTTGGTTATAGTAGATAGAAAAACTGGAATCCAACATGATATTCAAGACTGCCTAGAGCGTGGTGTCATTAACCAGAGCACTTTGGATAAGTATCGTGCTGGAACAATGACCTTGACCCAATTTGCTGACGAAATtgccagcagaagcagcagcctTGAAATGACCATTGCAGCCAGCAATGTTGATGACATGATCACCTGCAGCAGCCCCACCCACACAACACCATCTTCTCCTACTGTCCGTAAACGCTTCAACAGTATATCTATTACAGTCTCTCCCCCTGAGATGTTTGATGACCACAGCCCTGTGGGGGCTATATTTGACACAGAGACCTTGGAGAAAATAACTGTTAGTGAAGCGCTTAGAAGAGGCATAGTTGACACTCTTACAGCACAGAGGTTGCTGGAGGCCCAGGCATGCACAGGTGGTATCATCAACCCTGCTACTGGTGAGAGACTGTCACTGCAAGATGCTGTCCATCAGAGCATCATTGATGAAAGCATGGCCAGTAAACTGAAACCTGCCCAGAAAGCTTATGTTGGCTTTGAGGATGTGAAGACTAAAAGAAGGATGTCTGCGGCAGAAGCAGTCAAGGAGACATGGCTGCCTTATGAGGCTGGCCAGAGATTTTTGGAGTTTCAGTACCTGACAGGGGGCCTGATTGAACCTGGCACTGGACGTCGCGTCAGTATTGAAGAGGCTATCCGCAGAAAATGGCTAGATGGTCAGGGGGCCCGGAAGCTTCAAGACACTCGGAACCACCAGAAGAACCTGACCTGTCCCAAGACTAAACTGAAAATATCCTACAAAGAAGCCATGGACAGCTGCATGGTGGAGGAAAGCAATGGCATGAAGATGCTGCAAGCCTCATCTGTGTCTACCAAGGGAATCAGCAGCCCTTACAATGTCTCTAACCCAGGATCTCGCTCTGGCTCAAGGGCTGGGTCTCGTACCGGCTCGAGGAGTGGATCACGTAGAGGCAGTGTGGATTACACCTCTACTATGACCTTTACATCCAGCAGCAGTACCATTTATAGTTCTAACACACACTTTTAA